A portion of the Phormidium ambiguum IAM M-71 genome contains these proteins:
- the tsaE gene encoding tRNA (adenosine(37)-N6)-threonylcarbamoyltransferase complex ATPase subunit type 1 TsaE, translating to MTFKLQEITLANSQETHQLGIKLGCILPAGTVILLSGDLGAGKTTLVQGIGAGLGITDPIVSPTFTLINEYPEGRLPLYHFDLYRLSPSEVEALSLENYWEGQEFPLGVVAIEWAEKLTYLPNSYLQIQLIYTPDDRRLAKLISRGNFTLSLEDV from the coding sequence ATGACTTTTAAATTACAAGAAATTACTCTGGCAAATAGCCAAGAAACTCATCAATTGGGAATCAAGTTAGGCTGCATTCTACCTGCTGGTACAGTAATTTTATTATCTGGGGATTTAGGGGCTGGCAAAACTACTTTAGTTCAAGGCATTGGCGCAGGTTTAGGAATTACCGATCCCATCGTTAGTCCTACTTTTACTTTAATTAATGAGTATCCTGAAGGACGGTTGCCTTTGTACCATTTTGATTTATACCGTTTGTCACCTTCAGAGGTGGAAGCATTAAGTTTAGAAAATTATTGGGAAGGTCAAGAATTTCCTTTGGGAGTTGTGGCAATTGAATGGGCAGAAAAATTAACTTATCTGCCCAACAGTTATTTGCAAATTCAATTAATTTATACTCCAGACGATCGACGTTTGGCTAAACTTATTTCCAGGGGAAATTTTACTCTTAGTTTAGAAGATGTTTGA
- a CDS encoding dihydroorotase — MSSATNLLIRQARILLPNGEFLVGDVKISDGQIAEVSSDLSTNIDETAVKIIDAAGLTLLPGVIDPQVHFREPGLEYKEDLFTASCACAKGGVTSFLEMPNTRPLTTTQATLDDKLQRAAEKCLVNYGFFIGATAENLPDLLTANPTPGIKIFMGSMHGQLLVDGETALEAIFSQGKRLIAVHAEDQARINQRKQEFAGITDPAIHSQIQDNQAALLATQLALKLSKKYERRLHILHLSTGDEAELLRQDKPSWVTAEVTPQHLLLNIEAYQKIGTLAQMNPPLRSPKDNEILWQALLDGVIDFIATDHAPHTLEEKAKGYPNTPSGMPGVETSLPVMLTQAMQGKCTIAQVANWMSTAVAKAYKIPNKGAIAPGYDADLVLVDLDNYLPVLREELQTKCGWSPFEGWQLTGWPVITIVGGNIVYEKGKLFTEIRGKALRFE; from the coding sequence ATGTCTTCTGCTACTAACCTATTAATTCGACAAGCCAGAATACTTTTACCTAATGGAGAGTTTCTGGTGGGAGATGTGAAAATCTCAGATGGACAAATCGCCGAGGTTTCATCGGATCTTAGCACCAATATAGATGAAACTGCCGTTAAAATCATCGACGCGGCTGGTTTGACTTTGTTGCCAGGGGTAATTGACCCTCAAGTACACTTCCGCGAACCAGGGCTAGAATACAAAGAAGATTTATTCACGGCTAGCTGTGCTTGTGCTAAAGGTGGGGTAACTTCTTTTTTGGAAATGCCGAATACGCGCCCTTTAACCACTACTCAAGCAACATTAGATGATAAATTGCAACGTGCTGCCGAAAAGTGCTTAGTTAATTATGGATTTTTTATTGGGGCTACCGCAGAGAATTTACCTGATTTGTTAACAGCAAATCCGACTCCAGGAATTAAAATTTTTATGGGGTCAATGCACGGACAGTTATTAGTAGATGGAGAAACAGCATTAGAAGCTATTTTTTCTCAGGGTAAAAGATTAATTGCGGTTCACGCAGAAGACCAAGCTAGAATTAACCAAAGAAAACAAGAGTTTGCTGGTATAACCGATCCAGCTATTCATTCCCAAATTCAAGATAATCAAGCGGCGTTGCTGGCAACTCAGCTAGCGTTAAAACTTTCTAAAAAGTACGAAAGACGTTTACATATTTTGCATCTTTCCACTGGTGATGAGGCAGAATTACTGCGGCAAGATAAACCAAGTTGGGTAACAGCTGAAGTTACACCACAACATTTATTACTTAATATAGAAGCTTATCAGAAAATTGGCACTTTGGCGCAAATGAATCCACCTTTGCGATCGCCAAAAGATAACGAAATTCTTTGGCAAGCTTTACTCGATGGTGTGATTGATTTTATCGCTACAGATCACGCACCTCACACTTTAGAAGAAAAAGCCAAAGGCTATCCAAATACACCTTCAGGGATGCCAGGGGTAGAAACTTCTTTGCCAGTAATGTTAACTCAAGCAATGCAAGGAAAATGTACAATTGCCCAAGTTGCTAACTGGATGTCTACGGCTGTCGCTAAAGCTTATAAGATTCCTAATAAAGGTGCGATCGCTCCAGGTTACGATGCCGATTTAGTCCTAGTAGATTTAGATAATTACCTCCCCGTTTTGCGCGAAGAATTACAAACAAAATGCGGTTGGAGTCCTTTTGAAGGTTGGCAATTAACTGGATGGCCTGTTATTACAATTGTCGGGGGAAATATAGTATATGAAAAAGGAAAGTTATTTACGGAAATTAGAGGTAAAGCTTTAAGATTTGAATAA
- the lepB gene encoding signal peptidase I encodes MTEVQNQTPEKNLQQKYDNAWLEVLKTILLSGILAIGIRTVVAEARYIPSGSMLETLQINDRLIVDKLSYKFSSPQRGDIIVFNPTKALEKQNFHDAFIKRVVGLPGERVEIKNGKVYVNGKALQEKYINGQETSTDVCPTGEPPYLAKPVVVPPNSYLVLGDNRRNSYDGRCWGLVPRDRIIGKASIRFWPLNSMGSIDREPIYPATEK; translated from the coding sequence ATGACAGAAGTTCAGAATCAAACCCCTGAAAAAAATCTCCAACAAAAATATGATAATGCCTGGTTAGAGGTATTAAAAACCATTTTACTAAGTGGTATTTTAGCTATTGGGATTCGTACTGTTGTTGCGGAAGCCCGTTATATTCCTTCAGGTTCGATGTTGGAAACTTTGCAAATCAACGATCGCTTAATTGTTGATAAGCTAAGTTACAAGTTTAGTTCTCCCCAACGTGGAGATATTATTGTTTTCAATCCTACTAAAGCTTTAGAAAAGCAAAATTTTCATGATGCCTTTATTAAACGAGTAGTTGGTTTACCTGGAGAAAGAGTAGAAATCAAAAATGGTAAAGTTTACGTTAATGGTAAAGCTTTACAAGAAAAATACATTAATGGACAAGAAACAAGTACGGATGTTTGTCCAACGGGAGAACCACCTTATTTGGCAAAACCAGTAGTTGTACCTCCTAATTCTTATTTAGTTTTGGGTGATAATCGACGCAATAGTTATGATGGTCGCTGCTGGGGTTTAGTGCCAAGAGATCGGATTATTGGAAAAGCTTCCATACGTTTTTGGCCTTTAAATAGTATGGGATCGATCGATCGAGAACCTATCTACCCAGCGACTGAGAAGTAA
- a CDS encoding dihydroorotase → MNELLQQVRILDPISGTERTADVLIIDGYIKAVENQIYEFPSDTQVRNCHELILAPGLVDLYSHSGEPGFEERETLESLQKAAISGGFTRLAILPDTSPAIDNPAAVTKFQKNSPQLLPWGAITQGVQGQQMTEMAELAEAGVVGFADGKPIVNLALLRRVLEYLQPLGKPIALWPSYPELVGNGVMREGADSIRFGLSGNSVIGESSALAALLEIIAVVGTPVHIMRVSTARSVQLIEDARSRGLPITASTTWMHLLLDTEAIASYNPSLRIEPPLGTPNDRLALRRGIKQGIIDAIAIDHTPYTYEEKTVAFAEAPPGAIGLELALPLLWQNLVTTGEISPLELWRLLSTRPAECLQQTPPTINPGYRAELTLFAPKETWQVNISNLCSLATNTPWLGKELTGRILQTWC, encoded by the coding sequence ATGAATGAATTACTCCAACAAGTAAGAATACTAGACCCTATTTCTGGGACAGAAAGAACAGCTGATGTTTTAATTATTGATGGTTACATTAAAGCTGTAGAAAATCAGATTTATGAGTTTCCTTCTGATACCCAAGTACGGAATTGTCATGAATTAATTTTAGCCCCTGGTTTAGTAGACCTGTACAGTCATTCTGGCGAACCAGGATTTGAGGAACGGGAAACTTTAGAATCATTACAAAAAGCTGCTATTTCTGGAGGTTTTACTCGTCTCGCCATTCTCCCCGATACTTCCCCAGCAATAGATAACCCCGCTGCTGTCACCAAATTTCAAAAAAATTCTCCTCAGTTGCTTCCTTGGGGCGCAATAACTCAAGGTGTTCAAGGTCAGCAAATGACTGAAATGGCAGAATTAGCAGAAGCAGGAGTTGTGGGTTTTGCTGATGGCAAACCTATTGTAAATTTAGCTTTGCTACGCAGAGTTTTGGAATATCTCCAGCCTTTGGGTAAACCGATCGCACTATGGCCATCTTACCCGGAATTAGTTGGCAATGGTGTAATGCGCGAAGGTGCTGATTCCATCCGTTTTGGACTATCAGGAAACTCGGTAATTGGGGAAAGTTCCGCCCTTGCTGCTTTGTTGGAAATTATCGCCGTTGTGGGTACACCTGTCCACATTATGCGGGTTTCTACTGCTCGTAGCGTACAACTAATTGAGGATGCTCGATCGCGCGGGTTGCCCATTACCGCTAGTACAACCTGGATGCACTTACTATTAGACACGGAAGCGATCGCCAGTTACAACCCATCATTAAGAATAGAACCGCCTTTAGGGACACCGAATGACCGTTTAGCCTTGCGGCGAGGAATCAAGCAAGGGATAATTGATGCGATTGCGATCGATCACACACCTTATACTTACGAAGAGAAAACAGTCGCTTTTGCCGAAGCGCCCCCCGGTGCAATTGGTTTAGAATTAGCTTTACCCTTACTGTGGCAAAACTTAGTCACAACTGGCGAAATTTCCCCTTTGGAACTTTGGCGACTTTTGAGTACTCGCCCAGCTGAATGTTTGCAGCAAACACCCCCGACAATTAACCCAGGTTATCGCGCCGAGTTAACTCTTTTTGCCCCCAAAGAAACCTGGCAAGTAAATATTAGTAATCTTTGTTCTCTTGCTACAAATACCCCTTGGTTAGGCAAAGAATTAACCGGACGAATTTTGCAAACTTGGTGCTGA
- a CDS encoding CPBP family intramembrane glutamic endopeptidase: protein MTFKRLILGLLTVFLVVFFIGPSLLGSWQQPQIQSRLELYQTNLLLHATEWQGEPGEEINSKSLRDTLIGVEPLKNAQKQYQEAREQAETNLAKTKAQAQVLPTKSPQLESTVTQLQDFINQADLRLGILQATQGETTDAIATWKSVIKNLSLDNSDAKSLQVAEVLIGLWSNPNQILPDSEAIIKKSFAGWFRYQSLSQLYSVQQREEALAELKENEQEIAEKAVLKLAIVGAVPTIGFLIGVGLVLFLLIQRAIKGKDSLLAQNGDLNWSTPWDGEIILQVFVAGFFLMQILVSILVLPISLKLLNLDTTNFDLRSKALLVFVNYLFVAAAALLVLYVSIKTFFPLPEGWFQFKLLDKWVFWGFGGYVAALPLVIVVSLINQQVWQGQGGSNPLLSLALEGKDLVALGIFFVTAAIAAPIFEEILFRGFLLPSLTRYLPVWGAIVVSSLLFAIAHLSLSEVLPLTTLGIVLGVVYTRSRNLLASIFLHSLWNSGTLISLFLLGSSV from the coding sequence ATGACATTCAAACGGTTAATTTTAGGATTGTTAACGGTTTTTTTAGTTGTGTTTTTCATTGGCCCATCTTTGTTGGGAAGTTGGCAACAGCCACAAATTCAAAGCCGTTTAGAACTTTACCAAACTAATTTACTATTACACGCAACCGAGTGGCAAGGGGAACCAGGGGAGGAAATAAATAGTAAGTCTCTACGCGATACTTTAATAGGCGTAGAACCTTTGAAAAATGCCCAAAAGCAATATCAAGAAGCGCGAGAACAAGCGGAGACTAATTTAGCAAAAACTAAGGCACAAGCGCAAGTTTTGCCCACCAAAAGTCCTCAACTAGAATCAACTGTTACTCAGTTGCAAGATTTCATTAATCAAGCAGATTTACGTTTGGGAATTTTGCAAGCTACTCAAGGAGAAACTACAGATGCAATTGCAACATGGAAATCGGTAATTAAAAATTTATCATTAGATAATTCTGATGCAAAATCTTTGCAGGTTGCTGAAGTTTTGATTGGTTTATGGAGTAACCCAAACCAAATTTTACCTGATTCTGAGGCGATAATAAAAAAAAGCTTTGCTGGTTGGTTTCGTTATCAATCTTTGTCCCAGCTTTATTCAGTACAGCAAAGAGAAGAAGCTTTGGCTGAACTCAAGGAGAATGAGCAAGAAATAGCCGAAAAAGCTGTGCTCAAATTAGCAATTGTTGGGGCTGTACCGACGATCGGATTTTTGATTGGCGTGGGATTAGTTCTGTTTTTGTTAATTCAAAGAGCAATTAAAGGAAAAGATTCTTTGTTAGCCCAAAATGGGGATTTAAATTGGTCAACACCTTGGGATGGGGAAATTATTTTACAGGTGTTTGTTGCTGGCTTTTTCTTAATGCAAATTTTGGTATCAATTTTGGTGTTACCAATAAGCTTAAAACTGTTAAATCTTGATACGACAAATTTTGATTTACGTTCTAAGGCGCTTTTAGTTTTTGTTAATTATCTCTTTGTCGCTGCGGCTGCTTTGTTAGTGTTGTATGTGTCAATTAAAACTTTCTTCCCTTTACCAGAAGGATGGTTTCAGTTTAAACTGTTAGATAAGTGGGTATTTTGGGGTTTTGGTGGCTATGTTGCCGCTTTGCCTTTGGTGATTGTAGTTTCCTTAATTAACCAGCAAGTTTGGCAAGGACAAGGGGGCAGTAATCCGCTATTATCGTTAGCCTTGGAAGGCAAAGATTTGGTGGCGTTGGGAATATTTTTTGTGACGGCAGCGATCGCAGCGCCAATATTTGAAGAGATTTTGTTTCGGGGATTTTTGTTACCTTCTTTGACTCGTTATTTGCCAGTTTGGGGTGCGATTGTTGTGAGTAGTTTACTATTTGCGATCGCGCATCTCAGCCTTTCCGAAGTTCTGCCATTAACAACTTTAGGTATCGTATTAGGTGTAGTTTACACGCGATCGCGCAATCTCCTAGCCTCAATTTTTCTCCACAGTCTTTGGAATAGCGGTACTTTGATTAGTTTGTTTCTCCTGGGTAGTAGTGTGTAA